The Coffea arabica cultivar ET-39 chromosome 8e, Coffea Arabica ET-39 HiFi, whole genome shotgun sequence genome window below encodes:
- the LOC113702741 gene encoding uncharacterized protein isoform X1: protein MELSLAKPQTLRKPLMLKDYLLDDLSSCSSSGFRTYPRRQCCTSVGFLLEINLKNKPPKHIKRPPLKNPSKPLPSAFQRAINAVKSLPFAAVKSSSSTSSSKLRLTLLPRSLSRKLLKRSFWKRNDRKEIPRLEPISQLIVQNTSPPSDFTTTTTTGDRYSSSSESNSWWDSDFTASDDSTASGNSSEVKILNEIHHDVVLVENTFRNKNYSYYLSKRLPNDKVVGSKRAAVKVGGDDSIAKTSSSSDSCTSSNIIKKWPSEDEREQFSPVSVLDCPFDEDDEVSSPFQHRLARMEAGTKKRLMKKINRSERLTQLEPVNLQQRIALSESDQESNESPQRHSSESVFILDSEEEENQASDKPFKLLQLVKATIPSISQHFKADHDNLLLDFFKEGMEEDSSSPEHAKVLTRRVKLDDELLKVPTSWIMGQPRELFLEWDVQKNRETYIRDMERGWTWRKLNEEKQEVALELEVEVFASLMNEMLNDLL from the exons ATGGAGCTGAGTTTAGCAAAGCCGCAAACGTTAAGAAAGCCATTGATGCTAAAAGATTATCTTCTTGATGATCTGAGCTCGTGTTCCTCGAGTGGTTTTCGAACATATCCACGCAGACAATGCTGCACTTCCGTTGGATTTCTCCTCGAAATCAACCTCAAGAACAAGCCACCTAAGCACATCAAAAGACCACCTCTTAAAAATCCCTCAAAACCATTACCATCAGCTTTTCAAAGAGCTATTAACGCCGTCAAGAGCCTCCCATTTGCGGCCGTCAagtcttcatcttccacttcttcTAGTAAGCTCAGATTAACTCTTTTACCCAGAAGTCTCTCAAGAAAGCTTCTCAAACGGAGCTTCTGGAAGAGAAATGATCGGAAAGAGATCCCACGGTTGGAACCCATTAGCCAGCTCATTGTCCAGAATACATCTCCGCCGTCGGAtttcaccaccaccaccaccaccggcGATCGCTATAGTTCTAGTAGCGAGAGTAACAGTTGGTGGGACAGTGATTTTACTGCCTCAGATGATTCCACCGCCAGCGGTAACTCTTCTGAggttaaaattttaaatgagATCCACCACGATGTCGTTTTGGTGGAGAATACTTTCAGAAATAAAAATTACTCCTACTACCTTAGCAAGCGTTTACCAAACGACAAAGTGGTCGGCAGCAAAAGAGCAGCAGTTAAAGTCGGTGGTGATGATTCCATAGCCAAAACTTCCAGCAGCAGTGATAGCTGCACCAGCTCTAATATCATCAAG AAGTGGCCAAGTGAAGATGAGAGGGAACAGTTCAGTCCAGTGTCCGTGTTAGACTGCCCatttgatgaagatgatgaggTTTCCTCACCTTTTCAACATAGACTTGCACGTATGGAAG CAGGAACTAAGAAAAGGCTAATGAAGAAGATCAACAGATCTGAAAGGCTCACTCAGCTGGAACCTGTGAACCTGCAACAAAGAATTGCATTATCGGAGTCTGATCAAGAATCAAATGAAAGCCCTCAGCGTCATTCATCAGAATCTGTCTTCATATTGGACAGCGAAGAGGAGGAGAATCAAGCATCGGATAAACCATTCAAATTGCTTCAGCTGGTGAAGGCCACAATCCCATCAATCAGCCAACATTTCAAGGCTGATCATGACAACCTACTCTTGGATTTCTTTAAGGAAGGAATGGAAGAGGACAGTAGCAGCCCCGAACATGCTAAGGTGCTAACTAGAAGGGTGAAACTTGATGATGAGCTGCTAAAGGTCCCGACTAGCTGGATTATGGGGCAACCACGCGAACTGTTTCTGGAATGGGATGTGCAAAAGAACAGGGAAACTTATATTCGCGACATGGAAAGAGGATGGACGTGGAGGAAGCTGAATGAGGAGAAACAGGAGGTGGCTTTGGAGTTGGAAGTTGAGGTTTTTGCTTCTCTGATGAATGAGATGTTGAACGATCTTTTATGA
- the LOC113703462 gene encoding UDP-galactose/UDP-glucose transporter 2, with amino-acid sequence MKNEDQARFLFGISLSDRPRWQQFVICSSGFFFGYLVNGICEEYVYNRLSFSYGWYFTFVQGFVYLALIHLQGFTIKQMVNPWGTYVKLSGVLMGSHGLTKGSLAYLNYPAQIMFKSTKVLPVMVMGAFIPGLRRKYPLHEYVSAILLVIGLILFTLADANTSPNFSMIGVAMISGALIMDSFLGNLQEAIFTMNPETTQMEMLFCSTVVGLPFLLGPMIVTGELFKAWSSCYEHPYVYGVLVFEAMATFIGQVSVLSLIALFGAATTAMITTARKAVTLLLSYLIFTKPLTEQHCSGLLLIAMGILIKLLPENKPPTRVLMPSTNTKQGKSLLKEVKKPSDNKGDEEDQGKSPLI; translated from the exons ATGAAGAACGAAGATCAAGCAAGGTTTCTTTTTGGGATTTCTTTATCTGATCGTCCCAGATGGCAGCAATTCGTTATTTGCTCGTCTGGTTTCTTCTTTGGTTATCTTGTTAATGGCATTTGTGAG GAGTATGTATATAACCGGCTCAGTTTCAG CTATGGATGGTATTTTACCTTTGTACAAGGTTTTGTGTATTTGGCACTGATACACTTACAGGGTTTCACTATTAAGCAAATGGTGAATCCATGGGGAACTTATGTAAAGCTTTCTGGTGTTCTTATGGGTTCTCATGGATTGACAAAGGGTTCGTTGGCTTACCTTAACTATCCTGCACAAATCATGTTTAAATCCACAAAG GTACTGCCTGTGATGGTGATGGGAGCCTTTATTCCTGGCTTGAGAAGAAAATACCCTCTTCACGAATATGTCTCTGCTATTCTTCTGGTCATTGGCTTGATTCTCTTCACATTGGCAGATGCCAACACTTCTCCAAATTTCAGCATGATTGGGGTTGCGATGATTAGTGGAGCTCTAATTATGGATTCATTCTTGGGTAACTTGCAGGAAGCAATCTTTACCATGAATCCTGAAACAACTCAG ATGGAGATGCTATTTTGCTCAACAGTGGTTGGGTTGCCTTTCCTGCTTGGACCAATGATAGTAACAGGCGAGCTGTTCAAGGCGTGGAGTTCTTGTTATGAG CATCCTTACGTGTACGGGGTGTTGGTCTTTGAAGCAATGGCCACATTTATAGGTCAAGTCTCTGTTCTATCACTCATTGCTTTGTTTGGGGCTGCCACTACAGCTATG ATAACAACAGCAAGGAAGGCAGTTACGTTGCTGCTGTCATACTTGATTTTCACGAAACCTCTTACTGAACAGCATTGTTCTGGTTTACTACTCATAGCCATGGGAATTCTAATCAAACTCCTGCCTGAAAATAAACCTCCTACTCGAGTTTTGATGCCCAGCACCAATACAAAGCAGGGCAAGTCTCTTTTGAAAGAAGTGAAGAAGCCATCAGATAATAAAGGAGACGAAGAAGATCAAGGGAAAAGCCCGTTAATCTGA
- the LOC113702741 gene encoding uncharacterized protein isoform X2, with the protein MELSLAKPQTLRKPLMLKDYLLDDLSSCSSSGFRTYPRRQCCTSVGFLLEINLKNKPPKHIKRPPLKNPSKPLPSAFQRAINAVKSLPFAAVKSSSSTSSSKLRLTLLPRSLSRKLLKRSFWKRNDRKEIPRLEPISQLIVQNTSPPSDFTTTTTTGDRYSSSSESNSWWDSDFTASDDSTASGNSSEVKILNEIHHDVVLVENTFRNKNYSYYLSKRLPNDKVVGSKRAAVKVGGDDSIAKTSSSSDSCTSSNIIKKWPSEDEREQFSPVSVLDCPFDEDDEVSSPFQHRLARMEGTKKRLMKKINRSERLTQLEPVNLQQRIALSESDQESNESPQRHSSESVFILDSEEEENQASDKPFKLLQLVKATIPSISQHFKADHDNLLLDFFKEGMEEDSSSPEHAKVLTRRVKLDDELLKVPTSWIMGQPRELFLEWDVQKNRETYIRDMERGWTWRKLNEEKQEVALELEVEVFASLMNEMLNDLL; encoded by the exons ATGGAGCTGAGTTTAGCAAAGCCGCAAACGTTAAGAAAGCCATTGATGCTAAAAGATTATCTTCTTGATGATCTGAGCTCGTGTTCCTCGAGTGGTTTTCGAACATATCCACGCAGACAATGCTGCACTTCCGTTGGATTTCTCCTCGAAATCAACCTCAAGAACAAGCCACCTAAGCACATCAAAAGACCACCTCTTAAAAATCCCTCAAAACCATTACCATCAGCTTTTCAAAGAGCTATTAACGCCGTCAAGAGCCTCCCATTTGCGGCCGTCAagtcttcatcttccacttcttcTAGTAAGCTCAGATTAACTCTTTTACCCAGAAGTCTCTCAAGAAAGCTTCTCAAACGGAGCTTCTGGAAGAGAAATGATCGGAAAGAGATCCCACGGTTGGAACCCATTAGCCAGCTCATTGTCCAGAATACATCTCCGCCGTCGGAtttcaccaccaccaccaccaccggcGATCGCTATAGTTCTAGTAGCGAGAGTAACAGTTGGTGGGACAGTGATTTTACTGCCTCAGATGATTCCACCGCCAGCGGTAACTCTTCTGAggttaaaattttaaatgagATCCACCACGATGTCGTTTTGGTGGAGAATACTTTCAGAAATAAAAATTACTCCTACTACCTTAGCAAGCGTTTACCAAACGACAAAGTGGTCGGCAGCAAAAGAGCAGCAGTTAAAGTCGGTGGTGATGATTCCATAGCCAAAACTTCCAGCAGCAGTGATAGCTGCACCAGCTCTAATATCATCAAG AAGTGGCCAAGTGAAGATGAGAGGGAACAGTTCAGTCCAGTGTCCGTGTTAGACTGCCCatttgatgaagatgatgaggTTTCCTCACCTTTTCAACATAGACTTGCACGTATGGAAG GAACTAAGAAAAGGCTAATGAAGAAGATCAACAGATCTGAAAGGCTCACTCAGCTGGAACCTGTGAACCTGCAACAAAGAATTGCATTATCGGAGTCTGATCAAGAATCAAATGAAAGCCCTCAGCGTCATTCATCAGAATCTGTCTTCATATTGGACAGCGAAGAGGAGGAGAATCAAGCATCGGATAAACCATTCAAATTGCTTCAGCTGGTGAAGGCCACAATCCCATCAATCAGCCAACATTTCAAGGCTGATCATGACAACCTACTCTTGGATTTCTTTAAGGAAGGAATGGAAGAGGACAGTAGCAGCCCCGAACATGCTAAGGTGCTAACTAGAAGGGTGAAACTTGATGATGAGCTGCTAAAGGTCCCGACTAGCTGGATTATGGGGCAACCACGCGAACTGTTTCTGGAATGGGATGTGCAAAAGAACAGGGAAACTTATATTCGCGACATGGAAAGAGGATGGACGTGGAGGAAGCTGAATGAGGAGAAACAGGAGGTGGCTTTGGAGTTGGAAGTTGAGGTTTTTGCTTCTCTGATGAATGAGATGTTGAACGATCTTTTATGA